The DNA region TCAATCTTGCGTAGCGCCATCACCGCTAACTGTTCATCTTCAAGGGTTTTCCCCGTAATTAATACGACTCCGTTGAGTCCGAGAATTATTTGACAGCCCGTTTCTTGTTTTATCATTGATATCATGGAGCCTTTTCTGCCTATGGCGCGTGGAATTTTTGTCGGTGTAATCTTCACGATTTGTCCGCGAGTTACTTTTCCAAGTCCTGGCTCACCAACCGTTAGTTGCGGGTTGTGAGCTCTGTCATAGGCGATTATTTTTGCGACTATCAAGTCTCCTACATCGAGAACTTGAGATAATTCGTCTTTTTGTGGTTTGAACGGTCTGCTTAAAACGTCTGATGCTCTTAAAAGGGCTTCGTATGGCGCGTTAATGTCCACTGTCCACCCGTTGAATCCCACTTCGGTGACAGTTCCTATGACTATGTCTCCAATTCTTGGAATGTAAAATGCTCGTAGAGCTACAACGTTGACTTTTTTGTTTTCGTATTCCACTATGCCGATTCGTGAAGCGTAGATTTTGTTATTTTCTCGGTAAGTGTTTTCGCCAGCCATGTAATCGTCTTCTGCAATCAAATCTCCAGGCGTTACAAGCTGTCTTCTTTCAAAAAATGTTGGCATAAATTCACACCTTTTTCATTCATAACAATTTTTAAGCGATTATTTTCGCTTCTCCATTTCCTTTGGTTATTTCTCCAAGCTTTTCTAGAAAAGGACCGTATAATCCTGCTGGCATTTCTAAGACGCCATACCATGACCCGTCGCCACGCCATTCTTCTCGTTTTATTGTTCCAAACGTCTTTATTGTTCCGTATGCTCTAGCCGCGT from Candidatus Bathyarchaeota archaeon A05DMB-5 includes:
- a CDS encoding S1 RNA-binding domain-containing protein, with the protein product MPTFFERRQLVTPGDLIAEDDYMAGENTYRENNKIYASRIGIVEYENKKVNVVALRAFYIPRIGDIVIGTVTEVGFNGWTVDINAPYEALLRASDVLSRPFKPQKDELSQVLDVGDLIVAKIIAYDRAHNPQLTVGEPGLGKVTRGQIVKITPTKIPRAIGRKGSMISMIKQETGCQIILGLNGVVLITGKTLEDEQLAVMALRKIEEESHTSGLTDRITQMIKQEKTKRGKVKNESEN